The Methanomethylovorans hollandica DSM 15978 genome includes a region encoding these proteins:
- a CDS encoding AlbA family DNA-binding domain-containing protein, with product MLFDKPLEDVTFDDIQELSEEQIEESMILDYKQELNDYSIIKQVTAFSNTKGGYLVYGVAETGKGGHPQSINGIESDINKERLEQIILGNIIPRVSVQIKKVPIPGKDRIILVVHIPEGQSKPYYNNQDKRYYKRYNFSATPMDENEVEWLYQSRFFGMSKLERYIEEAIYSSQKKLPHEVQLHGIESHVVVAPLKIDGQMFDPSSEFGLKLMELYSSKKSDCGDYLTYSIRPTKSGIKWGDEDKIRNVNNKVEVHRNGVVHSMKNCRSFFQDDHRKRFDDELLACNILHTIRFSSTFYSKIDYIGKVKIMVQIFNCTNSIIINDQREHENGTECDSEEILVERQWDSWKLEEDSLLITKYIMDEVSNYYGLWSSRLFHEEEGIITYGV from the coding sequence ATGCTATTCGATAAGCCACTTGAGGATGTTACTTTTGATGATATTCAGGAATTATCCGAGGAACAGATAGAGGAATCGATGATCCTTGATTATAAGCAGGAGCTCAACGATTACAGTATTATAAAACAGGTTACGGCATTTTCTAATACCAAAGGTGGCTATCTGGTTTACGGAGTAGCGGAAACCGGAAAAGGAGGACATCCTCAGTCTATCAATGGAATAGAAAGCGATATTAATAAGGAAAGGCTGGAACAGATCATTCTGGGGAATATAATACCCAGGGTCAGCGTTCAGATAAAAAAGGTCCCCATCCCTGGCAAAGACAGGATCATACTAGTGGTCCATATTCCGGAAGGACAAAGTAAACCCTATTACAATAATCAGGATAAGCGATACTACAAGCGGTATAATTTCTCAGCTACCCCCATGGATGAAAATGAAGTAGAGTGGTTGTATCAGTCGCGCTTTTTCGGGATGAGCAAGCTTGAAAGATATATTGAGGAAGCTATCTATTCCAGTCAGAAAAAGCTTCCTCATGAGGTGCAATTACATGGAATTGAATCTCATGTGGTCGTAGCTCCGCTTAAGATCGATGGGCAGATGTTCGATCCTTCTTCTGAATTCGGTCTTAAGCTTATGGAATTATATTCCAGTAAAAAGAGCGATTGTGGCGATTATCTTACATATTCTATCAGACCCACAAAATCCGGTATTAAATGGGGCGATGAAGATAAAATCCGTAATGTGAACAATAAAGTTGAGGTCCACAGGAATGGGGTGGTCCACTCCATGAAAAACTGCAGAAGTTTCTTTCAGGACGATCACAGAAAAAGATTTGATGACGAGTTGCTTGCTTGTAACATATTGCATACTATCAGGTTCTCATCAACTTTCTATTCCAAGATCGACTATATTGGTAAAGTGAAGATCATGGTGCAAATATTCAACTGCACAAATTCTATTATAATAAATGATCAAAGAGAGCATGAAAATGGAACCGAATGTGATTCAGAAGAGATCCTTGTGGAAAGGCAGTGGGATTCCTGGAAACTGGAAGAAGATTCTTTATTAATTACTAAATACATCATGGATGAGGTCAGTAATTATTATGGATTATGGAGTTCCAGGCTGTTCCACGAAGAAGAAGGGATTATCACTTATGGGGTGTGA
- a CDS encoding DUF6951 family protein, whose protein sequence is MTDVTINSRICGYVHEVSGKIDGNKVLIEIETPCNVVKNIAHMEVPLEGIHGIKDNYVLEKASHAPCCDTCLVPIGVLHVCKLEAGYISKSLAKNIGDINIEFK, encoded by the coding sequence ATGACAGATGTGACAATAAATTCTAGAATATGTGGCTATGTCCATGAAGTCAGCGGAAAGATCGATGGGAATAAAGTCTTGATAGAAATTGAGACTCCTTGCAATGTTGTCAAGAACATAGCACATATGGAAGTTCCCCTTGAGGGAATACATGGAATAAAAGATAACTATGTACTTGAAAAAGCAAGTCATGCACCATGTTGTGATACCTGTCTTGTCCCTATCGGAGTTCTGCATGTGTGCAAACTGGAAGCAGGATATATTTCAAAGTCCCTTGCTAAAAATATAGGCGATATAAATATTGAGTTTAAATAG